In Phaseolus vulgaris cultivar G19833 chromosome 3, P. vulgaris v2.0, whole genome shotgun sequence, the sequence TTTTGTAGACTACACaagattcttaattttttatttattggcGTGTAATAGGGATAGAAAGGTTGAGATTTCTAGTATTgtaattttgttatataaatATCAATGCTTCAATGAATGTGATGATTATAGTCTCCATCTAATCCATATTTGTTGTAAATAAAGtgattgaaaaacattttaattagaatcaaattattattaaagtggatccttttaaaatatatttgtttaaattaaattataattttatggaattgatttgaaatataattcatgaaattaaaaattatactttaaaataaGATGTACTTCAAATGTATTAAGtaattcatagtatataagtgggtgcaaacttcaccccattgagccggttttatggggttgagttaggcttaaagtccactttgtaatatggtatcaatgTCACTCGCTATTGGGCtactatcggaccacccataatatatagtctcacgcacgacttgacagtctcggcgtgagggagGATGAAACAACTCCTAGTTCAATCTAAGTTATCACCTATGAGATTGAAGTTTCAACAAGTGATTTCATGGATAGATTAGATACCAATAGATAAATGGACTCAAGCATATGATGAAGACAAGAGGTATGCATGACAATCACTATTGTCAAATGCATGAACTCTATTTTGAAGGGAGCACATTCCTTACccatttctatttttattaaatcaACATTTAAAAGAACTAAATCGTAATTTGTTGAATGAAACATTAAGATAGAGTACATGTTGTGAGCAAGACATCAATACCCTAATGATATCACTACCTTACTCGAGAAATATGAATAAAGATCAACCATGTGTCATGTTCAAGCTATAATCAAGAAATTTTTGAGTTCAATGTTCAAAAGATAGTAACTCCTCAACTTAGTCGACGACTAATGTCAAACACAATTGAGTTAAATGACTGTTGGTGTAATCATGAGGAGTTTCAAGTTCTTTGACTACCTTATTTTCACATCATTATTGTTATTGACACTCtacaaaatatttacaaaataaagtTCAGTTTCATCAGGTTTGAAATGAAGTTATTTGTTATCTTATACAAGATTGAATTTCATTCTTAATTCTCATATACACACTAAACAATCAAACACTTAACTTACTTGTCTTCATAACAATTATCTTCATAACAAAATGAAtgaactaattttaaataaggaaaaaaaaaacttattatcAGAATAAATATCacataataaaaattgttcatataaataatgtaaaaattttatttcaatttttttatttatttatacgtTTGATGTCCTTAatgttttttattcaaattattgatttacttactattttatatttttcaaattatatttaattaacatcattatttaattattgaatcACACTATTAAGaaaagtatataaattaaaatatacaaaaatttatttaaaactaaaatcattagtacatttttaatttttcataataactatttttgaataaataaaaaaacctataagttaattaaaagatcaaaacagaaaattaatattcaatttaaaaaaatgctaaaatccaattaaaaattacaaaaataaaattttaaaaatcatgtttaaatacattatttcattaaaaaaacatttacatataagaattttgaaaaagtaaacaaaaatttaaaatacgaTTTCTAATGTTGAATATTTGGTTTAGACCAAACTTgtgtttgagtatttttagaTAATATTCCAACCAAATAGCTCCACTTTCCTAAATAGAAGAAAGGGAGATCACACACATTTGGGAACCAGAATTTAGGTATCACTGAAGCCAAACCCCCATAAATTTCCAGACCTGTGTTTATACATTTCATGGCACCTAGGACAGTGATAAGTTGAGAGtttaatatctaaaaaaatattatatatatatgtaaacaaataatacatatattaataatataatatcttTTTTACATTATCTAATCACAAATCgttaaatttgttaaatttataaagttaaaatttaaatatttatattaattttatattattaatttgtgGGTAGCATTTAAAGTGAATATAGATGTAACAAAAATTGCAAGGGTGATTTGTTTTGTTGGTAACcgttaaaatattgattttttttgttttaatatagaCAATTCTATACGTTACGAAAATGAACAAGTAATGCttgatttgaaataattttgtaaGTATTAGAACGTTTGTTTATatgtgaaagaaagaaagaaagagaacaaTCTACAGAACACCAATCATTTTTGGAAAAAACAGTATAGAAAAAACCAAATTTATCAATCATTataaattatcttaaaattCATATTATGAATAACTtctttattaacaaaaaatattttatattaataatacatgTCATTTAAACTCATTTATTACATAAagataagtttaaaaaaaatgtaattagaaCTTAAAAACATAGCTTTAAAAGAATTTCTTTTTCCGCCAAGCCACTCTTCCTCTCTAGTTTTTCCTCTCTAAACTTCTATAAGACTATAACCATTAAAAAGATCTACTCCTTAACCCACAAATACCactacatttattttattttatcttctctttgaaataaacacaaaaatattttttttgtcaccCTACTTTCTCTATTTGTTCATGACTTCCAAGTTTTCTTCTTCTCAGACTcgaaaacaatttcaaaaatctttaatttaaaattgaaatttcatATATAGTATGAAGTGATGATACCTAGTGAGTTAAGCAAAAAAAACCTAAGATTCCCCTTCTGTCGTCTAACCATCGTGCGCCCTTCCAAACATGTAATAATTTGTCGGTTTCTGCTAATTTTCTTTGCATTACTCGCTACCTCTATCTTCCAAATTCTCATTTCCTTTATATGAAATCCCAACACAAGAATACTCATAATTACACCACCATGTCTCTCTCCTCAGCTCTATCTCAAACCCTGTATTGGTGTGATCAACCTACAACTACCCTTATAATCTTCTTCCTTATTTTCCTAATAACGTGCTACCGATTCCTCAAACCCAACCCCCAAAACCTACCACCGGCTCCACCGGGCCTCCCCTTATTCGGAAACCTTTTATCTCTTCACCCTCAGCTTCACACTTACTTCGCCGCCTTGGCCCAGATACACGGCCCAATTTTCAAACTTCAACTCGGGACCAAGCTCGCCATCGTCATAACTTCACCCACCGTTGCTCGCGAGGTCCTCAAAGACAACGACACCGTTTTCGCCAACCGCGACGTCCCCGTCGCCGGTAGGATTGCCACCTATGGTGGATCCGACATAGTATGGACCCCGTACGGAGCCGAATGGCGGATGCTGAGGAAAGTGTGCGTGGTGAAGATGTTGAGCACCGCCACCCTGGATTCCGTGTACGATCTGCGGCGCAACGAGGTGTGCAAAACGGTGTCGTATTTGTACGACCGAGCGGGGAGTGCGGTGAACGTCGGGGAGCAGGCGTTTCTGACGGTGATGAATGTGATAACCAGTATGATGTGGGGCGGGGCGGTGGAAGAGGTGGAAAGGGAGAGTTTGGGAGCGGAGTTCAGGGAGTTGGTGGCGGAGATGACGCTGCTTCTGGGGAAGCCCAATGTTTCGGACTTTTTTCCCGGGTTGGCCCGGTTCGATTTGCAGGGCGTGGAGAAACAGATGCAGGCGTTGGTACCCCGGTTAGATGGAATATTTGAAAAGATGATTGGTGAAGGAGTGaaggtggaagaagaagaagaagaagaagaagatgggaaaaagaaaaaaaggaagaattTTGTGCAGTATTTGTTGGATCTTAAGGATTCTGAAGGCCCTGATTCAAAGACCCCATTCACCATGACCCACGTTAAGGCCCTCCTCATGGTACCTTTTCTTACTTCACTTTCAAACTTCATTACCTTCTTTGCATCTCCTTTTTGGATTTCCTTTccaaaatctaaatctaaattatttcttcaattttaccttttctttttaaaacaattgtagaataaaagaataatatatttgagTGGTAAGTTTATGAGATGATAAGAATGTGGAAGATAAAAAAATCTTCACACCAGCTTTTATAAATATAACCATTTGACACCTGTgattaataataacatattaaataaagatattaagttaaaatgtaaataaaattattaaataatttttttttataaagaattattAGGAGGTGATATAAGTTTGTAAGTTTGTCTGGATCAAAGGGAAGAAAGGAAGAGAAATAGAATTGGAAGTTAGATTATTTGGATTCAAGTTTGAGaaaatcatgaataaaaaaattatagtaaatttaACGTGTTTAGAGTTTTGGATGGTATAATAAAtgtgattttaaattaataacttaagaaattttttgaaaatgtaaattaaagttaaaataaattttaagttgaataaaattattataaaactttaataaataaaaataatatattttaaaataaattatttataaaatatcaaaaaaattaattattttattttatttattcagaaccaattatttttgtcaatattttactatattacgatataattattatgattttaggtataattaattatgttttatttataatcaattttattatttattttttatgcaggtatttattgttatatataatgttttttgtttttttagtacTTTATAGCCTTGTTTTCCTAATTTTCTTCAATCACAATTTTTTCTGTATTTGTTGGGCTAGCAAGATAA encodes:
- the LOC137808005 gene encoding geraniol 8-hydroxylase-like, giving the protein MKSQHKNTHNYTTMSLSSALSQTLYWCDQPTTTLIIFFLIFLITCYRFLKPNPQNLPPAPPGLPLFGNLLSLHPQLHTYFAALAQIHGPIFKLQLGTKLAIVITSPTVAREVLKDNDTVFANRDVPVAGRIATYGGSDIVWTPYGAEWRMLRKVCVVKMLSTATLDSVYDLRRNEVCKTVSYLYDRAGSAVNVGEQAFLTVMNVITSMMWGGAVEEVERESLGAEFRELVAEMTLLLGKPNVSDFFPGLARFDLQGVEKQMQALVPRLDGIFEKMIGEGVKVEEEEEEEEDGKKKKRKNFVQYLLDLKDSEGPDSKTPFTMTHVKALLMDMIVGGTDTSSNTVEFAMAEIMQKAEVMKRVQEELENVVGKDKMVEESHLHKLIYLQAVMKETLRLHPALPLLVPHCPSQTTNVGGYTIPKGSRVFINVWAIHRDPSVWDKPLQFDPTRFLDAKWDFTGNDFNYFPFGSGRRICAGITMAEKTVLHLLATLLHLFDWTIPQGQKLEISEQFGIVLRKKMPMIAIPTPRFSNPN